CGCGACGCACTGCTGGTCTTTTCATCCAGGAGCACATCAACGATACGGTAAGTGATCAAACCCCAGTTCTCCATAGCTCCAGCACTGAAATCGGGAACCGCAACCATGTCCATCTTTGGAAGAGGGAATTCGTTATCGAAGGCCTTTTCGTAGAAGGCAAGCGTCTTGGCTGCCAAGTTCAGAGAGAAGCGGCCATGTTCAATGTCCTGATCCGGTGTAGCATAAACCCGGATGGGAACACGGAAGTCCTTGGTCTCGATATGCTTCAAGTGGCCGACAATGAAAGCCACCAGGTATGTAGACATGACCGGAGACTCATTGAACTTGACAATTTTCTTCCCGCCCTCAATGTCCTTCTCTGAAGCAACGTCCATGTTGCTCAAGCAAGTCATGCTCTTGTCCGCAATCAAATTGACAGTGAACTTAGCCTTGAGCGCAGGCTCGTCGAAGCAAGGGAAAGCTCTCCGGCAATCGGTCGGCTCCATTTGAGTAGACGCAATGTATTTGGTCTCACCGTCCGACGTCTTGTAAGATGAGCGGTAGAAACCGGCCATGTTGTCATTGAGAGAACCAGTGAAGGTCAGTTTAAGTTGAGCTGATGATCCGGCGGGGATAGCATCCGAAAACTTGATTGTAGCCTCTTGCTTGTCATTGTTGAGGGAAATCTCGGGTGACGCGCTGACTACTGATCCTTGAGAGGACACGGCAGCTGTGTGGATGTCGATTTCAGTAGAGTTGAGGGAGATGGACGTCGTGTCTTCGACAACCTGTAAGCTACATGGAATTGTCAGTTTCAAGGTCCAGTTTGGGATCGGTCATGGAAGGGTCGTAGTGCTACATACTCGATGACGACAGTTCCGTCATATTTGAAGGTCTCAAAGTTCGGCTCAAGAGTCAAGTCATAGTGGGTTGGCTTAACGTTGGCGGGGAGAACCTCACGGTCAGGGACGTTGGTCGAGCCAGAGACCCCAGCACGACGAGAACCACACATCCTGCGATACGAGCAATAACGTTTTGAAGACTGAGATAGGGGGGAGCGTCGAGAAGGGCGGTTGGCGCGAggtggagagaaggaggaaggaggggcAGAAGCTGAGACAGAAAGTAAacgagaggagaggaggggtgCTGCTCTGGGGGGTCGAGAAAGCGGTGGCCGTGCTGAGTTCAGCAGCTGCGGCAGCCGCGTCGATGAGAGGCGACGCATGAACGAGAAGGCCCCACCCAGATATGACAGATGACGGAAGAGCGAGGGACTGAGTTGGAGTAAGGAGTGAAAGGGGGGAGAACGTTGGTACGGGAGGGTTCCAGCTCCAATTGGCTTGAACAATGAAAACTGAAAGCTGTTGAGATCGGGACAAGGACAAAGAAAGCTGCAAATCTCAATCCCCAGACGGCAGAATGAGCACGGCCGCGGTTGTTTTTTTGCGGTAGGCGGTCGGCCTGTCAATGAATGCCATTGTAGCCTTATCAATGCCTGACCAGCCCATCCAAAAACAGCCTAGTCTGTCACGTGTCCATCACCGGCCGGTCCCATAAGTTGACGCCTCGCCCGCAAACTCTTCTAAAAAACCATACATATATCATTCTTTCACGCAGCTTTTCTCTCAGCAGATGCCGATAAACCTGATATACGGGTTTAATAGCAAGGCATGTGCATGTTAGGCTGCTTATGCAGTGCTTGCCAGACCGTACACCAGCCAGTTTGAGGAGCCCACGACAATTACCTCTCTTGCAGGGGATTTCCTGGGTGGGCTTCCATAGACGGCTGGGACATATACACTTATCTTATTTACTTTTTGTTGTCTCTTGCCATATTTTATTGTGGATCGTAATAGGCTCGTTTAGTCCAGAATGAAAACTATTATGCAACCCCGTATAATAACGCCGGTGTCATAAGAAATTGCTATGCTATGCTATGCAACGCAAATTAATTATTACAAGAATATAATCGCTTCCCATAGTTAACGGTCGATGCTACATTACTCGAGCAAACAACTAAAAATCCACCGCAGGGCCACGCTGCTGCGCCTTAACCCTCGCAGTGGGCAACTTGGTAAAAACACTCCTCGACCACCCGTCCGCATCCACAACCGTCTCTTTAACCAGAACATACCCCCCGAGTCTCGGCATTGCAACAGCCcaaataagataatatataGCGCCCGCGCCAAATATCCCTAATGCCACCACGCAGTGTAGGTAGTAAGGCAGCTGCTCATAGACGTTCTGGTCCTCCGTCGGCGGGATATAGGGAGCAATCACGAGATATAAGTTTGAGAGGCAGAAGAAAATGGTTACCGGGAGGGTTGCGCGGATGCCGGGGGACCAGTCCGGGAAGTTTTTGTCTTTTGTAAGGTAGATGTAGATGAGGCCCAGGGAGACGAAGAAGTTGACGATGGCGAGTGGGTAGGAAATTAGGCTAGAATTTGGTTAgtatcttttataaatttgGTGACGGTTTGGTTTAGGGGGAAGCATACTTGACGAGGAAGTTGTAGGCATCGCCCGGTGGAGGGGCGAGCATTATGATGACTGAAACGACCCAGTGCTCAAAGAGGCCGGCAGCAGGGGACTTGAAAGGCTTGTTGCTAGCCCAGAGCTTTGAGAGGGGGAGAACACCTTCGCGGCCGAGTTCTTGGACGACTGGTGGTTAAGTTAGCGGTTTATCCGGATTTTGGGAAAGGGATGGCAACGTACTTCGACCTTGGGAGAAAATGACGGATAGGACATTTCCAAAGGCTGATAAAGCCACGAAGACAGACATGACTTTCTCTGCGCGAGCCCCGAACATGTTTCCAAAGAAGACCGCGGCCACGATCTGGCCTGACTCGAGCATCTGGTCCTTGGGGACAGCTGCGAAGTAGGCGACGTTGCAGAGCATGTAGAGGATACCGACAGACCCAATCGCCATAGGGGCAGCGATCTTCAGAGTACGCGTGGGGTTCTTGGTCTCGCTCAGGGCCTGGTACATGTTAGAGGAAAGCAATAAAGGAACAACACGGCTAACATACGTAGTTGGCATTGGAGTAGCCAATAAAGGACCAGATGACATTGTACAGTGCCATGACGACTCCATATCCGCTTCCAGTGGTTCCCTCGAAGGCATTGGTGAAGTTGTGAGGAGTCTCAATCTTAGTATGACCAGCCAAAGCCACCCAGCCGGTaacgacgatgaagacaatGATGACAAGCTTGACAACCCCAAGAAGGTTTTGAAGGCGTAGACCCCATTTCAATGCAAACCCGTGGATCAAGAACGCGGCAGTTACACACGCCAGTCCAATTCCACGCTGGTTCCATCGGTCGACCTCCACGTCTGCCGCGTTGAGGATGTACTGTCCAAAGACGACACTGTTGCTCGCAGCCCATCCGAGCAGGACGGCGTAGGCCGCGAACATTGCCGTGGCCAGGAACTTTGGCTTCTTGTACACATACTCGAGATAGTTCTTCTCACCACCGTTTCTAACCAGGTCAGCATCAACATGGTCAAACCACACCATCTCAGAAGTAGAACGTACTTGGGGATCGCAGTGCCCCATTCCAGGTAGACGGCGGTACCGGCAACAGCAATCAAAGTACCAGCCACCCACATGAACAGAGAGAGGCCAACGCTTCCAGACAACGACAGAATCGTGCTGGGGGTGGCGAAGATACCGGTCCCAATGACTCGGTTGAAGATCAAAAAGGATGCACTGACAACGCCGATCTGGCGGCGATCTTCGGGCGTTGTATCGAAAATGTTCCCTTCGTCTGTAAAGTGTTAGAAAAAGAATACATAACCCGCGTCAGCGCGATACCTACACAATTGAGTGACACCATCTGCACGGCGAGGGCCGTCTTCAACGGCCTTCGTCTCCGGTGCGATCTCATTCTTAGGGGCCTTTCCCGAAGTGATATCCATCGTGGAGCAGGACACAGATTGGGAGGTGAAAAAGAGAGGAGCAGGTTGACGAGAGCCGGGCTGTGGCGTGGAaaagtatagatatataagctggtggtgatgatgtgcTGCGGTCAAGACTGATGCAATCAAATCACGCTCACGCTAAAGCCTCAGGGTCGTATACAGTGGAAGGATTGTGGTCTCGGCAACGCCGCGACTCAGAGTTCAGAATCTGGGCATCAGGCAAGTGAAAGAAAAGGTAAATCAAAAGCTTGGATCGAGAAGGGTCGAAagtcgagagtcgagactgtCAAGTAAGTAGGTGCCGGGGAAAACCGAGCCGCCAGCACGCGATCGCCAGGAGAGTCGGCCGGCGAACCAGAAAGAACGGGAGAGGCAAAACTCTATACAGAGTCGGGCCCATCCAGAGTGCCCGGGCCATGACTACAAATACTGTACGTAGTCGGGAAGGGCTCGGCGTGATGGTGGAAGAGGCAATAAGGGAAAACTCAGCCCAGGTAGGGCTCCACTGGTGCCACTCACAGCTCGCGGCCCTCACAACGTTGCTTCCGGCATGACACACCAAAACCGATCACGCAATTTGGCGCTTTCTGCAGCAATCGCCTGGATGTAACTCTACAGATGAACACGATTAATATCGACCTGGTTGTGATTGCGGTAGTGCGAACTCGCTATATacaatataataataatccatCAAGCAACTCCGACCCATGGCGTCAGATCATCATCTGTTCTCGTAAAGTATGCAGAGGCAATTTGTCCCCTTCCCAGGCCAAAACGCCCATGTAAACATTCCAAAAACATAGTACCAACAATGTCAGTACTCTCAAATTGCAAGTGTTGTATCTGGACCCCCGTGGGAGGGTCCCGCGGCGTCCAAAAAAATTAGCCCTATATAGATAAACTCCGCAAGTAATCCCAcaattatataaagaaaatcGAAGAATATAAGGCATGCATGATCCAGCATGCAAGAAGTGCTACTTGCTCATCGAGCAGCAGTCGCCCCCGTTACGTGTGCCAAATTCGACGGCACCATCTTTCCGCTTGACGGCGGAGTTTGTCGCTTGGTGAGAACAGCCAGTTTGTTTTGCAATGACTGCAACCGGGCGCGTATGCTGGACACCACTGCACAACAAGTTAGACTAGTATACCGGGGAATTAAAAGGGGACTAGGCTTACACTTCACGACGACCTCTCGGTCTTCGTCCTGCACGCCATCTAGTACAATCTTGTCGCCCTTGTCagtgctgcttctccttcctgaATGCTGTACTTCCTCTGATTCCAAAACGGCTTCCAGCATCAAAACAGCCGTCACGTAGGCCATCTCGCACCCATAGAGATCTTCGCTCGTGAGCTCGTTGATCGCCGCTGCTCGGCTCATCTCCAATGCACGGTCGTACATCAGCTTCTCGGCCGTGACGCCAGGACTGACCACGACATCCACGGACCCTCCAGAGCCAGCTGATTCGAGCGAGTGGTTATTAGGGTGGCAAGGATGGTCTGAGGGTAGACGTCGCTGCGCGTCAATCAATTTGAGTCGAACAAATTCCGCCTTTTCCAACACCTCGTTGAATCGACCGCGGACCCATTGCACGACCTTATTAACTCGAACTGACAAATCATCAAATCGACTAACGCTGTATTCGGCCATGGCGTCGCCTCGCTTTGGGCGACGCCACCAAAGGCCGGCAATGTCCATTGACTTGGCAAGGAGGGATAGTGCCTTGACATAAAGAACCAGCGCTTCTTCTGAGAGGGTCACAGCGGCATCAGCCGTTAGATCACTGTTTCCGAAATCCGAGCCTGGTGCATTGGAGATACTATCGCCTTGGGCGGACGGTGCCAGCGGTATTAGTTGTTTATATTTCACTTCCGCGAACCCGTATACAACATCACTCCGGGAAGCGCAATCTTCAATCTCTTTGACCGTTCCTGTATCGTCATCTGCGTTTGCCTGACGCCTAGAGCCGTCTCCAATTGTTAAGAGACCAGCATTAGCTGCAGGATAAGCCGGGAAAGGGTTATAAGCCAAAGGGGGTGAGCGCCCTCCTTTGGTAACATTCAAAGGCGGAGAGAATCCCACGCCGAACAAGCGACCACTTGCCATGTTCAGGGCCTTGGAGATAGCTGATGTTGCCGATGTAGGGCTCCGGCCATAACGCCGCTCGTAGGACGGATGGCGATTGTGCGCCGAATCTGCTCGAGACCGACCTGGCATCACCTGGATTGCTTTGCTGGGAGAGCTTTGGGGCGATGCCTGCATTGTTGTTGGAAGAGCTGGCGTCGTCTGCCTCCGGGGAAGGGCACCAGTGTTTTTACTCTGGGTCCTTGGGTCATGCGCCAACTCATCTGCGAAAGCGTTGACCTCAACCGCCCGCTTCTCCACAACAACATAGTCACGCTCAAAAGCGACATCCTGCGCAGCGAGTTCCCGCTCCTCCTTTGTCTTTTCCACGGGCCGTTGTGTCGACGGGGTACCAGAGAACGTCTGTCGGTTTCTCTGGCGTTCTATAGCATTAAACGTCGACGAGCGATCTACAAGTTCCTGTCGTCCTGGCGCTGTTGCGTGGGATACCGCATCCGGCCGCCGTGGGACGGCAGCCGTGGATATTTGTCTCGCGGTTGAGGAAGGTCTGTCTCCACTCCTAGTCCTGCCCATGGGGGTAGAAGTCGCGGGGCTATGTGGCCTCTCATTGTGAGGCACGTACCGATGGGGCGGCGGATAACGGATTTGATCATCCCCTTGGTTATTAAGGCCTTGGATATCCACCGCGTCATCAGTAGCAGATGGAGATCCTGTTGCTTCGGCAGAAGCCGCCTCTGGTGACGACTGGCGAGGCGCAGCAGGCGCATCTTCGGACACCAAGCCCGGTATTGGGCCCGTGATAATGTTGTTCGCGAAGAATTCCTCAAATGTAACCCGAGCCACAGGGTTGAATTTCAGAAGGTGGCGAATAAGTGTTTTGATTTCATCAGAAGCAGGGTTATCTACCGGAAATTTGATCTCGTCTTTTGCATTCTCAATTTTCCGGAGCAGTTCGACGTGGTTTGTCGCCCTAAATGGTGGCTTTCCCACCACCATTTCATAGAGCACGGTACCGACAGACCATAAGTCAGCTTTGGCATCATATTTCTCGTACCGTAATATCTCGGGAGCCATGTACAGCGGGGATCCGCATAGTGTTTCTGCAAGGGCCGTGGACGGGAGAGACCGAGCGAAACCGAAGTCTGCCAACTTAAGTAACGGTAACGATTCTAGCCCCACCGCAGGGGTAAACGAGTCTTCGGTACATTTAAACGGCGCCACTTGGGGGTCGGTTTCCGTATAAGTCGGCGCAGGGCAAAGCAACAGATTCTGGGGCTTGATGTCACGATGGATGAGGTTCTGGTCCCGAAGAAATTTAAGGGCGCTTGCCAGTTGCTTCAGGAAATGCCGGACAACCACCTCATTCAAAGCCCCACCGGGTACATTTGGGTACTTTGCGATCATATGCCGAGTGTACTTATGGTCCTTGAGGCTATCCCGTCGCTTGATGAACTGTGATAGATCGCCCAAAGCGCAATACTCCATCACTAGGTGTATATGGGATGAAGTCTCGAGGCAGTCGAGCAGTGCGACAACATGAGGGTGAACCAGGCGTTTGAGAATACCGATCTCCAAGGTCAAATTCTCCCTTAGCTTCTTACTGAGCTTTGATAGGTTCACCGATTTGATGGCAACGTATGTCCGTGATTTCTAGGATACGCACATAGGTTAGAAATAGGGAATATTCAATAAAATATGAAGAAGGTGGACGCAAAAGGTTGGTCCGTGGGGGGGAACAGGATCAAAGCTGTAACTCACTGTATGGACGCCTCGATACACGGTAGCAAAACTACCCTTTCCGATATGATCCATCCGCGTGTAGCGGCCTATCAGCACCTCATGATAGCCCTCCTTCGAGCTCTTAGAGCTCCTTGAATGTGGTGACGCCATGGCGATAGCACGGCGAGTATAACTTCCGGAGACAAGTACCGGCAACAACCAGCCCCAACCCCCGTCAACCACAAAGCTATCTCAGCACTAGAACAATCAGGACGGGAAATACAATCCCATCAGGGTAGAGTATGGTATAGCTTTAGGAGGGTGGAAGGTTGTTaacgatggcgatggttgTAGTAGCAACAAAGGATGAGAGGGTAGTCGGGGCGAGAGTGATGTAACAGCTCAGTTGAGAGAGCACGCTACTCCGAGGGCCAACGAGTCTCGAGAAGCGGTGAAGCGGAACTGTGGGAGCTGCAGGGCAGGATAAACTCCAAGGTCGTGGGTGGTATGAGTAAACCAAGGAAAACGATGGGGTGGCAGAAGGTTATTTCAGAAGTTCAGACCAGCTGAGGAATGAGAGGCGTAGCTGATAAGATGAAGTAGATCGGAGAAATAGAAGTGGCAACGTGAGAGGGATGGAGATcagaagctgcaggggaTGGTATAGAGTGCTAAATCGAAGAGAAAAGATAGAAGGGACGGAGGATGAAGCAGGAGGACGCAGACAAAGCTGGGGAGACGATGTCGTCGCCTGGCAAGAAGCGAGGAGCGTGACCTGCGATAACGGGCGACAAGGCGATGATCAGAAAGGCGGTCAGAAGGGCGGCAGTTAGGCTGAGGAACCCGGGAGCACTGCCAGCAGATCGCTTGCCACAGGGGTAGACATGGGGTAACTTGAAGAAAGATGAGGTGGAAGAGAGGTGCAGGAGAGCG
Above is a window of Aspergillus puulaauensis MK2 DNA, chromosome 2, nearly complete sequence DNA encoding:
- a CDS encoding high affinity methionine permease (COG:E;~EggNog:ENOG410PFCI;~InterPro:IPR002293;~PFAM:PF00324,PF13520;~TransMembrane:12 (i49-69o81-105i126-146o166-187i199-219o239-263i275-298o327-346i374-393o405-426i438-462o474-496i);~go_component: GO:0016020 - membrane [Evidence IEA];~go_function: GO:0022857 - transmembrane transporter activity [Evidence IEA];~go_process: GO:0055085 - transmembrane transport [Evidence IEA]); translated protein: MDITSGKAPKNEIAPETKAVEDGPRRADGVTQLYEGNIFDTTPEDRRQIGVVSASFLIFNRVIGTGIFATPSTILSLSGSVGLSLFMWVAGTLIAVAGTAVYLEWGTAIPKNGGEKNYLEYVYKKPKFLATAMFAAYAVLLGWAASNSVVFGQYILNAADVEVDRWNQRGIGLACVTAAFLIHGFALKWGLRLQNLLGVVKLVIIVFIVVTGWVALAGHTKIETPHNFTNAFEGTTGSGYGVVMALYNVIWSFIGYSNANYALSETKNPTRTLKIAAPMAIGSVGILYMLCNVAYFAAVPKDQMLESGQIVAAVFFGNMFGARAEKVMSVFVALSAFGNVLSVIFSQGRIVQELGREGVLPLSKLWASNKPFKSPAAGLFEHWVVSVIIMLAPPPGDAYNFLVNLISYPLAIVNFFVSLGLIYIYLTKDKNFPDWSPGIRATLPVTIFFCLSNLYLVIAPYIPPTEDQNVYEQLPYYLHCVVALGIFGAGAIYYLIWAVAMPRLGGYVLVKETVVDADGWSRSVFTKLPTARVKAQQRGPAVDF
- the atg1 gene encoding serine/threonine protein kinase ATG1 (COG:O,T,U;~EggNog:ENOG410PHHV;~InterPro:IPR017441,IPR008271,IPR022708,IPR000719, IPR011009;~PFAM:PF12063,PF07714,PF00069;~go_function: GO:0004672 - protein kinase activity [Evidence IEA];~go_function: GO:0004674 - protein serine/threonine kinase activity [Evidence IEA];~go_function: GO:0005524 - ATP binding [Evidence IEA];~go_process: GO:0006468 - protein phosphorylation [Evidence IEA]), with product MASPHSRSSKSSKEGYHEVLIGRYTRMDHIGKGSFATVYRGVHTKSRTYVAIKSVNLSKLSKKLRENLTLEIGILKRLVHPHVVALLDCLETSSHIHLVMEYCALGDLSQFIKRRDSLKDHKYTRHMIAKYPNVPGGALNEVVVRHFLKQLASALKFLRDQNLIHRDIKPQNLLLCPAPTYTETDPQVAPFKCTEDSFTPAVGLESLPLLKLADFGFARSLPSTALAETLCGSPLYMAPEILRYEKYDAKADLWSVGTVLYEMVVGKPPFRATNHVELLRKIENAKDEIKFPVDNPASDEIKTLIRHLLKFNPVARVTFEEFFANNIITGPIPGLVSEDAPAAPRQSSPEAASAEATGSPSATDDAVDIQGLNNQGDDQIRYPPPHRYVPHNERPHSPATSTPMGRTRSGDRPSSTARQISTAAVPRRPDAVSHATAPGRQELVDRSSTFNAIERQRNRQTFSGTPSTQRPVEKTKEERELAAQDVAFERDYVVVEKRAVEVNAFADELAHDPRTQSKNTGALPRRQTTPALPTTMQASPQSSPSKAIQVMPGRSRADSAHNRHPSYERRYGRSPTSATSAISKALNMASGRLFGVGFSPPLNVTKGGRSPPLAYNPFPAYPAANAGLLTIGDGSRRQANADDDTGTVKEIEDCASRSDVVYGFAEVKYKQLIPLAPSAQGDSISNAPGSDFGNSDLTADAAVTLSEEALVLYVKALSLLAKSMDIAGLWWRRPKRGDAMAEYSVSRFDDLSVRVNKVVQWVRGRFNEVLEKAEFVRLKLIDAQRRLPSDHPCHPNNHSLESAGSGGSVDVVVSPGVTAEKLMYDRALEMSRAAAINELTSEDLYGCEMAYVTAVLMLEAVLESEEVQHSGRRSSTDKGDKIVLDGVQDEDREVVVKLVSSIRARLQSLQNKLAVLTKRQTPPSSGKMVPSNLAHVTGATAAR